A section of the Arabiibacter massiliensis genome encodes:
- a CDS encoding FtsW/RodA/SpoVE family cell cycle protein, which translates to MTRRNIELVLLCVAAPLVALLFAMLAINEGQALNVNTLGVPAGIFGAFVIAHLAARKFAPGADPALLPIAFALSGIGIAFVTRLAPDLAVNQLLWLFVGVACMILVLVMFRNLDKVANYKYTLMIVGFLLLLSPLIPGLGQEIYGSRIWLGIGKFSFQPGEIAKIVIVLFLAGYLAQNRELLSVFTWRVGPFNLPDVRTLLPLILMWGVALVIVVFEKDLGSALVFFFVFLIMLYIATGKKFYLVIGLGLIAIGAVGAFLAFDHVQVRVNTWLDPFADAQNTGYQLTQAIYSIADGDLFGVGLGRGLAEQIPVVESDFIFADIAEEVGLLGAAGVLLLFLCFAIRGFVTAARAKSDVSSFVAVGLTSIVVLQAFIIVGGITRVIPLTGITLPFISQGGSSLLASFIIVGFLLRCGDEGTGVGAEMASATTSLHSNSVLGRISLGKRLTSGMRIFAVLFAVLVANLTLIMVVQADYYQNMPGNNHSIAKEARTERGTISTYDGTVLAQSVMGDDGSYERVYPAGDLASHIVGYASPRFGTSGIEQAYNDTLKGQQNFASWTDVVNSLAGIGGAGNDVTLTLNSKIQQAAQDALAGRTGACVVMDPDTGAILGMASSPTYDAADFEQVIEQANANPDDSTLINRAVHALYAPGSTFKMVTLATALEDGVATEDTVFSSPGTLEIGNAEVSNFDGNDYGDITLARATELSSNTAFAQLGDEMGAEKLVAGANAFGFDKEIDFALGLYTSLMPDPKDMTTWETAWAAAGENVGENETPALAPIHI; encoded by the coding sequence GTGACGCGGCGCAACATAGAGCTCGTCCTGCTGTGCGTGGCCGCGCCGCTCGTGGCGCTCTTGTTCGCCATGCTCGCCATCAACGAGGGGCAGGCGCTCAACGTGAACACGCTCGGGGTGCCTGCGGGCATCTTCGGCGCGTTCGTCATCGCGCACCTGGCCGCGCGCAAGTTCGCGCCGGGGGCCGACCCCGCGCTTCTGCCCATCGCGTTCGCGCTGTCGGGCATCGGCATCGCGTTCGTCACGCGGCTCGCGCCCGACCTGGCCGTCAACCAGCTGTTGTGGCTGTTCGTGGGCGTGGCCTGCATGATCCTCGTGCTCGTGATGTTCCGCAACCTCGACAAGGTGGCCAACTACAAGTACACGCTCATGATCGTGGGCTTTTTGCTGCTGCTCTCGCCGCTCATCCCGGGCCTCGGCCAGGAGATCTACGGCAGCCGCATCTGGCTTGGCATCGGCAAGTTCTCGTTCCAGCCGGGCGAGATCGCCAAGATCGTCATCGTGCTGTTCCTGGCGGGCTACCTCGCGCAGAACCGCGAGCTGCTCTCCGTGTTCACGTGGCGCGTGGGCCCGTTCAACCTACCCGACGTGCGCACGCTGCTGCCGCTCATCCTCATGTGGGGCGTCGCGCTCGTCATCGTGGTGTTCGAGAAGGACCTCGGCAGCGCGCTCGTGTTCTTCTTCGTGTTCCTCATCATGCTCTACATCGCCACAGGGAAGAAGTTCTACCTGGTCATCGGCCTCGGGCTCATCGCCATCGGCGCCGTGGGGGCGTTCCTCGCGTTCGACCACGTGCAGGTGCGCGTGAACACCTGGCTCGACCCCTTCGCCGACGCGCAGAACACGGGCTATCAGCTCACGCAGGCCATCTACTCCATCGCCGACGGCGACCTGTTCGGCGTGGGGCTGGGACGCGGCCTGGCCGAGCAGATCCCCGTCGTGGAGAGCGACTTCATCTTCGCCGACATCGCCGAGGAGGTCGGCCTTCTGGGCGCGGCCGGCGTGCTGCTGCTGTTCCTGTGCTTCGCCATCCGCGGCTTCGTGACCGCAGCGCGCGCGAAAAGCGACGTCAGCTCGTTCGTGGCCGTGGGCCTCACGTCCATCGTGGTGCTGCAGGCGTTCATCATCGTGGGCGGCATCACGCGCGTCATCCCGCTCACGGGCATCACGCTGCCCTTCATCAGCCAGGGCGGCTCCTCGCTTCTGGCCAGCTTCATCATCGTGGGCTTCCTCTTGCGCTGCGGCGACGAGGGCACGGGCGTGGGCGCGGAGATGGCGAGCGCCACCACCTCGCTGCACTCCAACAGCGTGCTCGGCCGCATCTCGCTCGGCAAGCGCCTGACCAGCGGCATGCGCATCTTCGCCGTGCTGTTCGCCGTGCTGGTGGCCAACCTCACGCTCATCATGGTGGTGCAGGCCGACTACTACCAGAACATGCCCGGCAACAACCACTCCATCGCCAAGGAGGCGCGCACCGAGCGCGGCACCATCTCCACCTACGACGGCACGGTGCTCGCGCAGAGCGTCATGGGCGACGATGGCTCCTACGAGCGCGTCTACCCCGCCGGCGACCTGGCCAGCCACATCGTGGGCTACGCGTCGCCGCGCTTCGGCACGTCGGGCATCGAGCAGGCGTACAACGACACCCTCAAGGGCCAGCAGAACTTCGCGTCGTGGACCGACGTGGTCAACTCGCTCGCCGGCATCGGCGGCGCGGGCAACGACGTCACGCTCACGCTGAATTCCAAGATCCAGCAGGCGGCGCAGGACGCGCTGGCCGGACGCACGGGCGCGTGCGTGGTCATGGACCCCGACACCGGCGCCATCCTGGGCATGGCCTCGTCGCCCACCTACGACGCGGCCGACTTCGAGCAGGTCATCGAGCAGGCCAACGCCAACCCCGATGACTCCACGCTCATCAACCGCGCCGTGCACGCCCTCTACGCGCCCGGCTCCACGTTCAAGATGGTGACGCTGGCCACCGCGCTCGAGGACGGCGTGGCAACCGAGGACACCGTGTTCTCCTCGCCCGGCACGCTGGAGATCGGCAACGCCGAGGTGAGCAACTTCGACGGCAACGACTACGGCGACATCACGCTCGCCCGCGCCACCGAGCTCTCGTCCAACACCGCGTTCGCCCAGCTCGGCGACGAGATGGGTGCCGAGAAGCTGGTGGCGGGCGCCAACGCGTTCGGCTTCGACAAGGAAATCGACTTCGCGCTGGGGCTCTACACCTCGCTCATGCCCGACCCCAAGGACATGACCACGTGGGAGACGGCCTGGGCCGCCGCCGGCGAGAATGTGGGCGAGAACGAGACGCCCGCCCTGGCTCCTATACACATCTGA
- a CDS encoding Stp1/IreP family PP2C-type Ser/Thr phosphatase produces the protein MAADRAYKSTPRTRKGALTSFGSRTDIGCLRDHNEDSLIVTPPLFAVADGMGGHAAGEVASEIAVNVLSELAPAHPDGEALAHAVEEANRAIIRAAHEGLGREGMGTTMTAAMLEGERLVIAQVGDSRAYLLHQGKLQQLTRDHSLMADMIEAGQLTPEEARTHPNRSVITRALGSDLRLHPDIYEINVETGDRLLVCSDGLSGMVMDQDIENILCRIHDPQRCASQLVNEAIANGGHDNVTVIVADVTGFAEARRKKMARKTKISIAIVLVLFAAIVAGAAWGSKTYLDTVAYLADDNGKVAIYRGMPGSLFGLSFSSLERTTDVPVDQLQPGVANRLASGIRVDDVAAAEALVKEYEAEVAAKQGGDA, from the coding sequence ATGGCCGCCGATCGCGCCTACAAGTCGACGCCCCGCACGCGCAAGGGCGCGCTCACCTCGTTCGGCAGCCGCACCGACATCGGCTGTCTGCGCGACCACAACGAGGACAGCCTCATCGTCACGCCGCCGCTGTTCGCCGTCGCCGACGGCATGGGCGGCCACGCCGCGGGCGAGGTGGCCAGCGAGATAGCCGTGAACGTGCTCTCCGAGCTGGCCCCCGCGCACCCCGACGGCGAGGCGCTCGCGCACGCCGTGGAGGAGGCCAACCGCGCCATCATCAGGGCCGCGCACGAGGGACTCGGCCGCGAAGGCATGGGCACCACCATGACGGCGGCCATGCTGGAAGGCGAGCGCTTGGTGATCGCGCAGGTGGGCGACTCGCGCGCGTACCTTCTGCACCAGGGCAAGCTCCAGCAGCTCACGCGCGACCACAGCCTCATGGCCGACATGATAGAGGCGGGCCAGCTCACGCCCGAGGAGGCGCGCACGCACCCCAACCGCTCGGTGATCACGCGCGCGCTCGGCAGCGACCTGCGCCTGCACCCCGACATCTACGAGATCAACGTGGAGACGGGCGATAGGCTGCTCGTGTGCTCCGACGGCCTGTCGGGCATGGTGATGGACCAGGACATCGAGAACATCCTCTGCCGCATCCACGACCCGCAGCGATGCGCGTCGCAGCTGGTGAACGAGGCCATCGCCAACGGCGGCCACGACAACGTCACCGTCATCGTGGCGGACGTCACCGGGTTCGCCGAGGCGCGTCGCAAGAAGATGGCGCGCAAGACGAAGATCTCCATCGCCATCGTGCTCGTGCTGTTCGCCGCCATCGTGGCGGGCGCGGCCTGGGGTTCGAAAACCTATCTGGACACGGTGGCCTACCTGGCCGACGACAACGGCAAGGTGGCCATCTACCGCGGCATGCCGGGGTCGCTGTTCGGGCTGTCGTTCTCCTCGCTCGAGCGCACCACCGACGTGCCCGTCGACCAGCTGCAGCCCGGCGTGGCGAACCGCCTGGCCTCAGGTATCCGCGTGGACGACGTGGCGGCCGCCGAAGCGCTCGTCAAGGAGTACGAGGCCGAGGTGGCCGCGAAGCAGGGCGGTGACGCGTGA
- a CDS encoding FHA domain-containing protein codes for MIDVVLLIVRLLFVALLYLFLFAIMKTGVGLVRGQRKKERTWNLSVERGPKELRGVSIVVRGPVIVGRNPGADIVVGAGYVSGRHARFSLMGQNLFVEDLGSTNGTAVNGQIIGEPVALRSNDVVNVGDVAIRVRFA; via the coding sequence GTGATCGACGTCGTGCTGCTCATCGTCCGCCTGCTGTTCGTCGCGCTGCTCTACCTGTTCCTGTTCGCCATCATGAAGACGGGCGTGGGGCTCGTGCGCGGCCAGCGCAAGAAGGAGCGCACGTGGAACCTGTCGGTGGAGCGCGGGCCGAAGGAGCTGCGCGGCGTGTCCATCGTGGTGCGCGGGCCCGTCATCGTGGGCCGCAATCCCGGTGCCGACATCGTGGTGGGCGCGGGCTACGTGTCCGGCCGCCACGCGCGCTTTTCCCTGATGGGGCAGAACCTGTTCGTCGAAGACCTCGGCTCCACCAACGGCACCGCCGTGAACGGCCAGATCATCGGCGAGCCGGTGGCCCTGCGCAGCAATGACGTGGTCAACGTGGGCGACGTCGCCATCCGCGTGAGGTTCGCCTGA
- a CDS encoding FHA domain-containing protein produces the protein MEELDRPIDFDSYSYEPPAPTPTPAPAVAPMPAPAAAPVAADTVVFAAGAQAAAPVPAQAAVRARLVDTTNNRAYDLAASRLIIGRESKNDIAVKDINASRTHAELRRDPRGLWVLTDLGSTNGTFVNGREISSQPLADGDQIVIGVTNFLFTQA, from the coding sequence ATGGAGGAGCTCGACCGGCCCATCGACTTCGACAGCTACTCCTACGAGCCGCCCGCGCCTACGCCTACCCCGGCCCCGGCCGTTGCGCCCATGCCCGCGCCGGCTGCGGCCCCCGTCGCCGCCGACACCGTCGTGTTCGCCGCAGGCGCTCAGGCCGCCGCGCCGGTTCCCGCCCAGGCGGCGGTGCGCGCGCGCCTCGTGGACACCACCAACAACCGCGCCTACGACCTGGCTGCCTCGCGCCTGATCATCGGCCGCGAGTCGAAGAACGACATCGCCGTGAAGGACATCAACGCCTCGCGCACGCACGCCGAGCTGCGCCGCGACCCGCGCGGCCTCTGGGTGCTCACGGACCTCGGCTCCACCAACGGCACCTTCGTGAACGGGCGTGAGATCTCCTCCCAGCCCCTCGCCGACGGCGACCAGATCGTCATCGGCGTGACGAACTTCCTGTTCACGCAGGCGTAA
- a CDS encoding DUF3662 domain-containing protein produces MGFLSRFEGKMEDTFEGAADRMANAPISPVQIAKKAEKQMKREKMVGAGKQFAPTLYTVLVNPDDDRRLFGYYPTLAGETETYLAAKASEQGLVMDGQPLVRFIVDEGLKHGKFDVIAEAVAAPIIAQLRQEEMQRYGLAVPHGNSGYVTPVPAPAPAPAPAPAYDPYAAPA; encoded by the coding sequence ATGGGCTTTCTTTCGAGGTTCGAGGGCAAGATGGAGGACACGTTCGAGGGCGCGGCCGATCGCATGGCCAACGCCCCCATCTCGCCCGTCCAGATTGCCAAGAAGGCCGAGAAGCAGATGAAGCGCGAGAAGATGGTGGGCGCGGGCAAGCAGTTCGCCCCCACGCTGTACACCGTGCTGGTCAACCCGGACGATGACCGCCGCCTGTTCGGCTACTACCCCACGCTGGCCGGCGAGACGGAGACGTACCTGGCCGCGAAGGCGTCCGAGCAGGGGCTCGTCATGGACGGTCAGCCGCTCGTGCGCTTCATCGTGGACGAGGGCCTGAAGCACGGGAAGTTCGACGTCATCGCCGAGGCCGTGGCGGCGCCTATCATCGCGCAGCTGCGCCAGGAGGAGATGCAGCGCTACGGCCTGGCCGTTCCCCACGGCAACTCCGGCTACGTCACGCCCGTCCCCGCGCCCGCCCCGGCCCCCGCGCCGGCACCCGCGTACGACCCCTATGCGGCTCCGGCGTAG
- a CDS encoding phenylacetate--CoA ligase, whose product MQLTSDQFALIKEQFKTLKDRSPFYAAKFEGIDLVDVQTQEDFERLPFSEKDDLRNAYPLGLQAVPDEDIVRIHSSSGTTGTPVIIPYTQQDVTDWAIQFARCYETAGITNTDRIQITPGYGLWTAGIGFQLGAERLGAMAIPMGPGNTEKQLRMMQDLKSTVLCATSSYALLLAEEIAERGIRDKLCLRKGVIGSERWGDKMRARIAGELGVEIFDIYGLTEVYGPGIGISCSAHHGMHVWDDYVYVEVVDPATGAPLPDGEVGELVLTTLRKQGAPLIRYRTHDLTRIIPGDCTCGFGCRHPRIDTLTGRTDDMFKVKGCNIFPAQVEEVIAATDGTSSEYQVMIENISGKDVLTVLFETPLEGEEKERAQEELALIFKAKCGCTPDALGVPMGELPRSEKKTKRIFDSRY is encoded by the coding sequence ATGCAGCTCACCTCTGACCAGTTCGCGCTCATCAAAGAGCAGTTCAAAACGCTGAAAGACCGCTCGCCTTTCTACGCCGCCAAGTTCGAGGGCATCGACCTTGTCGACGTGCAGACGCAGGAGGACTTCGAGCGTCTGCCGTTCTCCGAGAAGGACGACCTGCGCAACGCCTACCCGCTGGGCCTGCAGGCCGTGCCGGACGAGGACATCGTACGCATCCACAGCTCCAGCGGCACCACGGGCACGCCGGTCATCATCCCCTACACGCAGCAGGACGTGACCGACTGGGCCATCCAGTTCGCGCGCTGCTACGAGACGGCGGGCATCACCAACACCGACCGCATCCAGATAACGCCCGGTTACGGCCTCTGGACGGCCGGCATCGGCTTCCAGCTGGGCGCCGAGCGGCTGGGCGCCATGGCCATCCCCATGGGCCCCGGCAACACCGAGAAGCAGCTGCGCATGATGCAGGACCTCAAGTCCACGGTGCTCTGCGCCACCAGCTCCTACGCGCTTTTGCTGGCGGAGGAGATCGCCGAGCGCGGCATCCGCGACAAGCTCTGCCTGCGCAAGGGCGTCATCGGCTCCGAGCGCTGGGGCGACAAGATGCGCGCGCGCATCGCCGGCGAGCTGGGCGTGGAGATCTTCGACATCTACGGCCTGACCGAGGTGTACGGCCCCGGCATCGGCATCTCGTGCAGCGCGCATCACGGCATGCACGTGTGGGACGACTACGTGTACGTGGAAGTGGTGGACCCCGCCACCGGCGCCCCGCTGCCCGACGGCGAAGTGGGCGAGCTCGTGCTCACCACGCTGCGGAAGCAGGGCGCGCCGCTCATCCGCTACCGCACGCACGACCTCACGCGCATCATCCCCGGCGACTGCACCTGCGGCTTCGGCTGCCGCCATCCGCGCATCGACACGCTGACGGGCCGCACCGACGACATGTTCAAGGTGAAGGGCTGCAACATCTTCCCCGCGCAGGTGGAGGAGGTCATCGCCGCCACCGACGGCACGAGCTCGGAATACCAGGTGATGATCGAGAACATCAGCGGCAAGGACGTGCTCACCGTGCTGTTCGAGACCCCGCTGGAAGGCGAGGAGAAGGAACGCGCCCAGGAGGAGCTGGCCCTCATCTTCAAGGCGAAGTGCGGCTGCACCCCCGACGCCCTCGGCGTCCCCATGGGCGAGCTCCCGCGAAGCGAGAAGAAAACCAAGCGCATCTTCGACAGCCGGTACTAG
- a CDS encoding helix-turn-helix transcriptional regulator: MSNEDNEQIRRSSTPSNWFACSGVWLLFTWIVLANTYRSSEAVSSPRILYIALTISLLTIAAVAVFSSRIRSPRVTASLSSRKRLVDCGAAGLMVVAGFCLASMHHLGLASGTLRNVALATGGIGLGWLYMRWAEFYTFLNVRTMAVFLFAGSILWVVAQVCFELSPDAVRSVGTVTLPCFALLVLWRSFATLDLRKASAKPNPTTGLRGFWKAWTSIVAVSLITAMLIGSLPNDPEASTLWRRVLTVALIAITMWVVLDPHHSVEFSSVWRVVFFVLAISLTMLIVDQELTAVSSFLRSSWQLLIPITWLTVCDIARHTTLNVYVVLGAGFVSYSLPTALGGTLFHQLAAIVNPVTIFALMLFILFAVLALCLSTRDPDTLRIFDELKGQATPMQEFATIDRRCERLGESRSLTQREIEILKMLGKGRSRAYIAETLFISENTVKTHVGHVYSKLGVHSKHELHMLIDGGLELV; encoded by the coding sequence ATGAGCAACGAGGACAACGAGCAAATCCGGCGCTCTTCGACGCCGTCGAATTGGTTTGCCTGCAGTGGAGTTTGGCTCTTGTTCACATGGATCGTGCTGGCAAACACATACCGAAGCTCAGAGGCCGTCTCCTCGCCCCGTATTTTGTACATCGCGTTGACCATTTCGCTCTTGACCATCGCCGCAGTCGCTGTTTTCTCATCGCGCATCCGTTCACCCCGCGTCACCGCGTCCTTGTCATCCCGAAAGCGCCTGGTCGACTGCGGAGCAGCGGGGCTCATGGTCGTCGCCGGTTTCTGCTTGGCCTCCATGCACCACCTTGGTCTTGCGTCTGGCACGTTGAGGAACGTCGCCCTCGCGACAGGAGGCATCGGGCTCGGTTGGCTCTACATGCGCTGGGCGGAATTCTACACATTCCTCAATGTTCGCACCATGGCGGTATTCCTTTTCGCAGGAAGTATCCTCTGGGTGGTTGCTCAAGTCTGTTTTGAGCTTTCGCCCGACGCCGTGCGGTCCGTCGGCACGGTAACGTTGCCGTGCTTTGCCTTGCTCGTGCTTTGGCGGTCATTCGCAACCCTTGACCTGCGAAAAGCGTCCGCCAAGCCCAATCCCACGACAGGCTTGCGCGGTTTCTGGAAAGCATGGACATCCATCGTCGCAGTGAGCCTCATCACCGCCATGCTCATCGGCTCGCTGCCGAACGACCCGGAGGCATCGACGCTCTGGAGGCGCGTCCTTACCGTTGCGCTCATCGCCATCACCATGTGGGTTGTCCTCGATCCGCATCACAGCGTGGAGTTCTCTTCCGTATGGCGCGTGGTTTTCTTCGTGCTCGCCATAAGCCTGACCATGCTCATCGTCGACCAAGAATTGACTGCCGTCTCCTCGTTTCTCCGCTCATCGTGGCAACTGCTCATTCCGATAACTTGGCTGACCGTTTGCGACATAGCTCGACATACCACTCTCAACGTATATGTGGTTTTGGGTGCGGGCTTTGTCTCTTACTCCCTTCCCACCGCGCTAGGAGGAACCCTTTTCCATCAGCTCGCTGCCATCGTGAACCCTGTGACGATTTTCGCGCTTATGCTGTTCATTCTTTTCGCAGTTCTCGCATTGTGCTTGAGCACGCGAGACCCCGACACACTCCGCATTTTCGACGAATTGAAAGGCCAAGCGACGCCCATGCAAGAATTCGCGACTATCGATAGGCGATGCGAGCGGCTAGGAGAAAGCCGCAGCCTTACGCAACGCGAGATCGAGATACTCAAGATGCTTGGCAAAGGAAGGTCGCGTGCGTACATCGCCGAAACCCTGTTCATATCCGAGAACACGGTGAAGACTCACGTCGGCCACGTGTACTCCAAGCTCGGAGTGCACAGCAAACACGAGCTGCATATGCTGATCGATGGCGGTTTGGAACTCGTTTGA
- a CDS encoding FAD-binding protein: MGECMQDRRTFLKGAGVFAVASAAMAVTGCAPQAKDESASADIGSRASAEDVTWDKEYDVVVCGAGIAGLVAAATVATEGDGATCLLLEKDAAPNGNSPFCLGMQMYTEHPDELLVYIKELIGSATPEDVIEAYVDGLTESLPWIKGLGANEGDMRIGEWKPDAAKLGEYPELPNDDCVTSFGFTGKAGGAGHIHEFLEQVIDQYADVVDYKTSTPLESLVQDADGIVVGVVAAGKSYKASRGVIMCTGGFENDSDLMYTHTGVRGVKPICGQANTGDGHRACMKVGADMWHMHGGAQFWMACRDLENKRHISKIWNYSNKRWGITVGVNGRRFYQDFDGCGAYGLFAGLEDAEALAKPDSDMSCNVGYRHGITQWGGNWTHLPMPEKAWFVFDQNGLEAGAMDPEVSQDVVADGWAVAADSIEELASLIEVPTEELTRTVALWNRYCDQGEDEAFFRPAETLQPISQAPYYAMLCAPAVLNTDGGPVRDAKARILDPFGNPIPHLYSAGEFGSIWGHLYVGSGNVGECSVFGRIAARSALAGE, translated from the coding sequence ATGGGTGAATGCATGCAAGATCGAAGGACGTTCTTAAAAGGGGCAGGCGTATTCGCTGTCGCTTCAGCTGCGATGGCGGTGACGGGGTGCGCGCCGCAAGCGAAGGATGAGAGCGCTTCAGCCGATATCGGCTCTAGGGCATCGGCGGAAGACGTGACGTGGGATAAAGAGTACGACGTAGTGGTGTGTGGCGCGGGGATAGCCGGTTTGGTCGCTGCCGCAACGGTTGCAACCGAGGGCGACGGCGCGACGTGCCTGCTGCTGGAGAAGGACGCGGCCCCTAACGGCAACAGCCCGTTCTGCTTGGGCATGCAAATGTACACAGAGCATCCTGATGAGTTGCTCGTATACATTAAAGAACTCATCGGGTCAGCCACGCCCGAAGACGTGATAGAGGCGTACGTGGATGGCTTAACGGAGAGCTTGCCATGGATAAAGGGCCTCGGGGCGAACGAAGGGGATATGCGCATAGGCGAGTGGAAGCCGGATGCCGCTAAGCTCGGAGAGTATCCCGAGCTGCCCAACGATGACTGCGTCACGTCGTTCGGATTCACCGGCAAGGCTGGGGGCGCCGGTCATATCCATGAGTTTTTGGAGCAAGTCATCGATCAATATGCCGATGTGGTGGATTACAAGACGTCCACTCCTTTGGAATCGCTGGTTCAAGATGCTGATGGAATCGTGGTCGGCGTAGTGGCAGCGGGCAAGAGCTACAAGGCGAGCCGAGGCGTCATTATGTGCACGGGCGGATTCGAGAACGATTCGGATCTCATGTACACTCATACGGGCGTGCGAGGCGTGAAGCCTATATGCGGCCAGGCAAACACGGGTGACGGGCATCGCGCTTGCATGAAAGTCGGGGCCGACATGTGGCATATGCACGGCGGTGCTCAATTTTGGATGGCATGCCGCGATTTGGAGAACAAGCGGCATATCAGCAAGATATGGAACTATTCGAATAAGCGTTGGGGCATTACTGTCGGCGTAAACGGGCGGCGCTTTTACCAGGACTTCGATGGGTGCGGGGCATACGGTTTGTTTGCCGGACTCGAGGATGCCGAAGCGTTGGCAAAGCCTGATTCCGACATGTCGTGCAACGTAGGCTATCGTCACGGCATCACTCAATGGGGCGGCAACTGGACGCACCTTCCCATGCCCGAAAAGGCGTGGTTCGTTTTCGACCAGAACGGTCTTGAGGCCGGAGCAATGGACCCGGAGGTGTCTCAGGACGTGGTGGCGGATGGTTGGGCCGTTGCCGCCGACTCCATCGAAGAGCTGGCTTCCCTCATCGAGGTGCCGACCGAGGAGCTGACGCGTACGGTTGCTTTGTGGAACCGCTATTGCGATCAGGGGGAGGATGAAGCGTTCTTCCGTCCTGCAGAAACGTTGCAGCCCATCTCGCAAGCACCCTATTACGCCATGCTATGTGCCCCCGCCGTGCTCAACACCGATGGTGGGCCTGTGCGTGATGCGAAAGCTCGCATTCTCGATCCTTTCGGCAATCCAATTCCTCATTTGTATTCGGCAGGCGAATTCGGCTCGATCTGGGGTCATCTTTACGTAGGATCGGGCAATGTGGGAGAGTGCAGCGTGTTCGGGCGCATAGCAGCCCGCAGCGCCTTGGCTGGCGAGTAG